ACTGGGGCACCGGCGAGACCCTCGCCATCGGCTCGCTGCTGATGGAGGGCACCCCGGTCCGGCTGTCCGGCCAGGACACCCGCCGCGGCACGTTCGGCCAGCGCCACGCGGTGCTGGTGGACCAGGAGACCGGCGAGGACTACACACCGCTGCTCTACCTGTCCGAGGAGCAGGCCCGGTACAACGTGTACGACTCGCTGCTCAGCGAGTACGCGGCGATGGGCTTCGAGTACGGTTACTCGCTGGCCCGCCCGGAGTCGCTGGTCATGTGGGAGGCGCAGTTCGGCGACTTCGTCAACGGGGCGCAGACGGTCGTGGACGAGTTCATCTCGTCGGCGGAGCAGAAGTGGGGCCAGACCTCGGGCGTCACGCTGCTGCTGCCGCACGGGTACGAGGGCCAGGGCCCGGACCACTCGTCCGCGCGCCCCGAGCGTTTCCTCCAGATGTGCGCGCAGAACAACATGACGGTCGCGATGCCGACCCTGCCGTCGAACTACTTCCACCTGCTGCGCTGGCAGGTCCACAACCCGCACCACAAGCCGCTGGTGGTCTTCACCCCGAAGCTGCTGCTGCGGCTCAAGGCGGCCACGTCGAAGATCGAGGAGTTCACCACCGGCGGTTTCCGCCCGGTGATCGGCGACTCGATGGCCGAGGCGGGAACGATCAACCCGGCGGACGTCCGCAAGGTCGTCTTCTGCGCGGGCAAGGTCTACTACGACCTGGACGCCGAGCGGCAGAAGCGCGGTCTGACGGACACGGTGATCGTGCGGCTGGAGCGGCTGTACCCGCTGCCGGGCGCCGAGCTCCAGGCGGAGATCGCCAAGTACCCGAACGCCGAGAAGTACCTGTGGGCGCAGGAGGAGCCGGCGAACCAGGGCGCGTGGCCGTTCATCGCGCTCAACCTGATCGACCACCTGGACCTGGCGGTCGGCGCCGACATCCCGCACGAGGAGCGGCTGCGCCGTATCTCGCGGCCCGCGTCGTCGTCGCCGGCGGTCGGTTCCGCCAAGCGCCACCAGGCGGAGCAGGCACAGCTGGCGGCCGAGGTGTTCGACGCCTGACACCGTGACGGCCGTCGGGTGACGGCCCCGAAGTGAACCGGGAGGGCCCGGCACCGCGTACCCACGGTGCCGGGCCCTCGTCCGTGCGACGGGGTGCGCTCAGCCCAGATACGGCTCGAAGTCCCAGTAGGGCCGCACGCGTTGGCGCGCCGACAGGGTGTGCTGGTGCTGCGCGCCCATGGTGCGGGTCAGCTTCTGGAGCGCGTCCTCCTCGACCTTGTCCGCCTCCTCGTGCTGGCGCAGCGCCCGCAGGTCGGCCGCCAGCGCCGTCTGGCTGGAGAGCGTCATGGGGTGGTCGTCGCCGAGGGCCGCGCGGGAGCGCCGCAGGGTGTCCCTGCTCAGTTCGGCGGCCTCCTCCAGCCGGCCGGTGAGATTGCGCCCGCCCGTCGCGTTCAGCGCGCAGCACAGGGTCCACGGGTGGTCGTCGCCGAGCAGGGTGCGCAGTCCGGTGAGCGCCTGCTCGAAGAGGACGAGCGCGCCGTCCCGGTCGCCCTCGGCCTGCATGAGCAGTCCGATGTTGGACTGCATGCCGGTGGTGACGGGGTGGGCCTGGCCGACCAGGGCGCGGTAGGTGTCCTCGGCCTCGGTGAGCAGTTCCCGGGCCAGGCCCAGATCGCCGTGCACCCGCAGGTAGTTGCCGTAGTCGGTGACGAGCATCAGGTTGTTGTGGTGGCCCTTGCCGTACGACCGCTCGTGGTGCAGCAGCAGATCGGCCATCATCGGGCCGAGGTCCTCGCCCTTCGCGCCGGCCCGGCGTTTGCACATGACCAGGTTGTGCTGCGCCCACAGGGTCTGCGGGTGGTGTTCGCCGAGGACCTGGATCTGGGTCCGTACGGCCATCTCCTGCCGGGCCAGGGCGTCGTGGTAGCGGCCGAGGAGGCGAAGGTCGCGGGCGCAGGCGTTGATCGAGTGCAGGGTGCCGACGTGCCGGGCGCGCAGGACGGTCTCGCGCCTGCGGAGCGTGTCGAGGTCGGTCTCGTACGCCTTCTCGTACTGGCCGAGGAGCCGCAGACTCACGCCGAGGTTGTGCTGGGCCTGGAGGGTGTTCCACTCGTCCTCGCCGAGGAGTTCCCGGCAGACCTCGACCACGTCCCGCTGGAGCCGGTGCGACTCCGGGTAGCGGCCGAGGAAGCGCAGGTCGGAGCTGAGGCCCCGGTTGGCGTTCATCAGCCGGATCGGGTCGGGCTCCGGCTGGGCGAGGAGCAGGTCGAGGGCCACGCTGTCGCGGTCGTACGCCTCGTGGAACCGGCCGCTGGCCCGCAGGATCACCGTGGTCTGCGCGGTCAGCTCCAGCATCTGCGGCGAGTCGGGCGCGAACAGTCCGACCCACCTGTCGCGGACCCGCCGGGCGAGGTCCCGGCCGACGGTGTACTCCCCGCTGGCGTAGCAGTACCGCAGGCAGTTGAGGACGAGCTGCACGGTGCGCGGGCGGGTGGACTCCAGCGCGCCGGACACTTCGAGCTGGGGCAGGATCTCGGCGTACCGGGGCCACTGCCGGGTGTCGGAGTACTCGACGGGGTCGCTGACGGCGAGCACCCGGCGGACCACCTCGCGGTGGGCCTCGCGGTCGTCTCCGGCGGTGAGCCGGCTGACGATGCCGTGCACGACCCGGTGCATGTGGACGGACTCCTGGCGGGAGCCGGTGTCACGGGCCGTCGAGACGGACAGGCTGCGTGAATCCCGGGTGATGACCGACAGGTTGGCGAGGGTGTCCAGGGCGCGCGGCCAGTCGGGGGTGTCGTCGGCGATCCAGCGCAGCTCCTCCGGGAGGTCCTCGGGGGCGGCGCCGCGGACGAGTCCGATGGGGATACGGCCGGGGGCGAAGCAGGCGCAGAGCTTGAGCAGTTCGAGCGCGCGCGGCTCGGACTCCCGGACCCGGTTGAACAGCATCGACCAGGACGTGAGGGACGAGCTGGGGTAGTCGCCCAGTTCGGCCGCCTCGTCCAGCGGGTTGATCTCGCCGCTGTGCACCTTGTCGAGGTACTCCGGCGCCGGCATCCGCGACTCGCCGAGCAGCGCCGCCGCGTGGGTCAGCTGGAGCGGCAGGTCCTGGAACTCGGCGGCGACCTCGTCCGCCTCGCCCGCCGTGATGTGCGGGGCCCGGCGCATCAGGTAGCCGGTCGACTCGGCGCGCTGGAAGACCGGCACCTCCACGAGGTCCCCGACCGCCCGCCAGCCGTGGTTGCGCGAGGTGATCAGCACATGGCCGGTGCCGCCGCGCGGCAGCATCGCGGCGGCCTCCTCGACCTCCTCCCAGCCGTCGAAGATCACCAGCCAGCGGCCGTGCGGGGCGCCCCGGCGCAGGGCGTCGCGCACCGCGCGGATCCGCTCGCCGGGCTCGGAGCCGCTGCGCAGGCCGAGGGCCGGCGCCAGCTCGCCGAACCGGTCGCGCTGGATGCCGCGCTGGTCGGAGTTGACCCACCAGACGACGTCGTAGTCGGCGCTGAAGCGGTGGGCGTACTCGGCGGCGAGCTGGGTCTTGCCGATGCCCGCCATGCCGACGAGCGCGCAGACGGCGGCGCCGGGCTGGACCTCCGTGAGGGCTTCCTGCACCCGGTTGAGCAGGTCGTCGCGGCCGGTGAAGCGGAGGTTGCGGCGCGGCACCTCACCCCAGACGGCGGGGGCGTCGCTGGGGTAGCGGGACGGGGAGGGCGTCATGTCCGGGCGGGGGGCCGCCGGTTCGAGGGAGAGCTGGGTCAGCAGGCGCCGCTCCGCCTCCTGTTCGCCGATGCCCCACAGGTCGACCGGCTGGAGGACCGCGGTGGCCGGCGCGAGGGAGCGGTTGGTCAGGTTGACGGCCGCGAACCGGTCGGCGTGGTCGGCGACGAAGCCGCGCAGCACGTCGTTCCACTCGCCGTCGCGGCGCGGTCCGAGCTTGAAGAACCAGTCGCTGAGCACCAGCAGGACCCGGCCTCTGGCCAGCAGGAGGTCGCCGAGGGCGTCCTCCAGGGCCTGTTCGCGGTCCGGGTCCCAGCGGTGCGTGGTGACCCGGTGCCCGTGGGCTTCGAGCCGGCGGGCGATCCAGGTGGCCCACGGCCGGTGGTGGCCGGGGAAGACGACCACGAAATGCTGGGACTCCTGATCGGGGCCGCCGTCCCCCGTCAGGTGCCGCTGAGCGACCATGTGCGCGTCTCCTCATTCAATCGAACCGCGCCATTCCCTGACGGCGCGTCTGAAATGTTACCGAACGTCACCGTCGCCTGACAGGGAATCGGACCGCTCGTGCGGGGTGTTCCGGCCCTGGCCGAGGGTGTGGAGGTGCTGTTTCATCGACACCGTGAACCGGGTTCCGTGGTGGGTGAGTTGATGGCTGTTCAGCAGGACGGGGAGCGCGTCGGCCACCTGTTCGCCGTACTCCGCGCGGCGGGCGCGGGCGGCGCGGCGGGCGTCCGGGGAGGCGCCGGGGCGGGTCGCGACCCGCGACCACAGGTCGGCGAGGGCGAGGTGCGCGTACGTCCCCTGGAGTACGCCGCCGAGGGGGCGGAGGTCCTCGCGCCACGCGACGCGGTGCACGGCGGAGGCGTCGGCGTCGTGCAGCGGGAGCAGGTCCGCGAGGACGGCGAGCTTGCTGTGGGCGAGTTCGTGGACGAGCACCTCGGCGAACCGTCGCGCGGTGCCGGGCAGCGCGGAGTGCACGGCCCAGGGGGCGGCCCGCAGGGTGCCGCTGGAGGCGCCCTCGGCGGCGGGGGTCATCGGGACCACGGACCGTACGAGCCCGGTGACCTCGCCGGCCCGCCAGGGGTCGGCGGCCTCCAGCAGGGCCACGGCGGCGCGCCAGCGGGTGAGCCAGGCGGCGCGGTCGGTGCCGGGGCCGGGGGCGGGCCCGGTGCCGAGGTCGTCGAGGCGGGCGGCGCTGCCGGGCAGCACGGCCAGGGAGGTCCAGCCGGCCCCGGTGCCCCGGCCGCCGGGGCCCAGGAGGACGGAGCGGGTCCGGCGGCCCTGGGGGGTGAGCAGGACCCCGCGCGGGCCGGAGCGGACCCGGACGTGGCGGGTGCGGGTGGCGTGGACGCCGATGCCGGGAAGGGTCAGGTGCCCGTCGGCGGTGGGCAGTACGGTGTCGAGCCGGGCCCCGGTGCGCAGCGCCGTCCCGACGGCGATGCCCCCGAGGGGGCGGAGGGCGGTCGCGAGGGCGTCCGGTCCGTCCGTGTTGAGGGCGGCGACGATCCAGCCGCCGACGGCGGGGTAGTCGAGCTGCCGCCGGGCGGCGGCCGGGGCGGGTGCTTCGGCGCGGGCCAGGAGGCGCCAGTCGCGGTCGAACGCGGCGGCGGCCTCCGACGGTAAGCCGCCGTGCCCGACGCGGGCGAGGAGCGCCTTGAGGAGGACCAGCCGCCGACTGTGCAGCGCCGCGTGCAGCAGGTCGAGGTCGGACGTCCGCTGGCGGGTGGCGGCGAGCCGCACGAGGGCGCCGGGCGGGACCGCGAAAGCCCCCGGGACCGGAGCCATCACCTCCGCCACGCCGCGAAACCGGCCGGATCCCGCCGCCGCGCGGGCCGGTTCACGGACCGTCGTTCCACGCGTCGGTGAAGGAGCCGGGGCAGCGGAGTACGTCCTCGACGGCCGCGGTCAGCGCGTCGTCGTCCAGTCTCCGGAGGGTGCGCAGGTCGACACCGGTGAGATCGGGGAGCTCGGGGCCGCCGATCTGCGCCGCGGATCCGGGCACACGTTGCTCCAGCACGTTGCTCCTCCCCGATGCCCGCGAGGGCGTGTGGTGAAAGTCCCGCCTCACGTACACGAGTCCCGCCTCGCGTACGCACACACACCAGACGCCGCGAGCACCGCTCTGCGGGGCGGACGGCGCTGTGTTTCCTGGCACGCCTCCGGGAGGCGTCGCCGTGAGGATTCTTCTTCCCGACCCCCGTGAATCGGAAACCCGTTCCCCAGCGGGGTAGTTGGGGTTCCGGCCGCCGGGCGGGGCGCCCCGGGCGGGCCACGGGGAGCGCGTACGGGGCGCACCAAGGCCCCCACGGGTCGCACACGCCGGGGCGTCACCGGCGGGCCGGCAGGGCGAACACGCCCCCGGCGCCGGGCCGTTGGCGCACCGCGTACGGGACGGTGCCAGGCCCGGCCGGGCGCGCCCGCGTGGCGGCCCGGTCCGCCGTCCGCGGCTCACCGACTCAGCGGCTCACCGGCTCACCGGCTCACCGGCTCAGTCTCTCGATCCGTTCGCGGGTCGCCCGGACCTCGGCCTCCGGGACCGGGGTGCCGTGGTCCGTCAGCCGGCGCCAATGGCGGTCGGCCGCGCGGTAGTCGGCCAGGGCGGCGAAGGGGCGGGTCATGCGTTCGTACAGGGCGCCCCGGCCGTGCAGGGCGCGGGCGGCGATCACGGAAGGGGCGGGGGCCTCGCTGAGCGCCCGCCCGTAGGCCGTCTCCACGGAGGCGAAGTGCGTGTCGGCGTCGGGCAGTTCGAGCCGCGCGCCGGCCAGCGCCAGCCAGGCGCGGGCCCGGGTGACCGGGTCGTCGGCGCGGCGGGCCGACAACTCCAGCAGATGGCAGCCCTCGTAGACGTCGGGCAGGAAACCGGCGCCCGCCCCGGTGCCCCGGTAGCGGCCCAGCAGCGCCGTACCGAGCAGCAGATGAAGCCGCCAGCGCAGCGGGGCGCGGGAGGAGACGTTGGTCAGCGCCTCGCGCAGGATGCCCTCCGCGCGGTCGGGCCGGCCGGTCACGGTGAGCAGCATCTCGCCCCATTCGGCGAGGAGTTCGCAGCGGGCGCGGCTGTCGCGCGGCTCGCCGCGCTCCGCCTGCCGGTACGCGGTGTCCGCCGCCTCGGTGTCCCCCGCCTCCCGGTGGATCCAGGCGCGTTCGTGCCGGGCCCGCAGCAGCAGGCGGGCGCTGTCCCCGGCGGCCGACTCGGCCGCGTCGGTGAGGGAGAGGAGTTCCGCCGTGTCGCGTTCGCCGGTCAGCCGCAGCGCGGCCACCAGGTCGAGGAGCGCGCCGGCCCGGCGGGGCGGCGGGGCCTCCAGTTCGGCCAGCAGGGGCAGGGCGGAGCGCAGTTCGCGGGCGGCGGCGCCGGCCGGCTCCTCCCGTTCGGGTCCGGTCCTGGCGAGGTCGAGCAGGACCCGGCCCATCCGCAGCCGGCGCGCCGTCTCGGTGGCGAGGTCTCCTCCCTCGGCCATCTCGACCAGTCCGGCGACGGCCGCGTGCAGCCACTGGACGTCACCGTCCTGGCGCCACAGTTCGTGCCGGACGTCGGCGCGGGCGACCGCCGTGGCCGGTTCGCGCCCGGTGAACAGCCCTTCGGCGCGGACCAGCAGCCGACGTGCCTCGGCGGGGTCGCGGCGTGCCTCCGCCGTGTTGGCGCGGGCGAACAGCACCCGGCCCAGCAGATGCCGGGAGCGCCCGCCTCCCTCGGCGGCCAGCGCCGCCTCGGCGAGCGCCTGCGCGTCGAAGAGCATCTGCCGGTCGCGCCGGTCGCGCCAGAGGCCCAGCAGCCGTTCCGCCTCGTCGAGCCGGCCGGGCACCGGGCGTACGGGCTGGTACCAGCGCACCACCCGGGCGGGGACCTGCGCGAACAGCTCCTCGTCGGCCTGCGGTCCGCCGTCCGGGTCCTCCGGCACCACCGGGTGGCCGGTGTCCAGTCCCTGGAGGCGGGCGACGGCCAGCGCCGGGAAGTTGCGCATGCCCTTGCCGAAGCGCCGGGTGACGTACTCCGACAGGTACTTGAGGACCAGTTCGGCGGCGCCCCGGTCGAGCATCTCCAGCAGCAGTTCGCGGACGCCGGGCGCGAAGTCGTAGCGCGGGCCCCGCATGTCGGCGATGTCCGGCAGCCGCTCCAGCAGCCCGCCCAGCAGCACTTCGGCCAGTTGCATCGGCCCGGTGTCCGGCAGCAGGGCCTCCTGCACGAGCTGCATGACGGGCAGGTAGAGCGGTACGGCCGCGAGGTGCACGGCCAGTTCGAGGGCGCCGGGCGACGCGCCGGAGCGGAAATCGCGCAGCCGCGCCTGCGGGGTGCGTGCCCCGGAGTACGGCCCCGCCGCGTGCCGTGCCGGGTGCCGGGGCAGGACCCAGCCCGCCGCGCCGCGCATGGTCCGGGTGCCGGTGCCGCCGAGCAGTTGGGCCCAGTGGCCGAGCACCCGGTCCGTCGGCAGCAGGACGGGCACCGGGAGCGCCCCGGCGGGCGGTGTCTCGCGGCCGTGCGTCTCGTCGGGCAGGAACCGGGTGCCGCGCCCCACTCCCGGCTCGTGCACGAGCGTCCCCGGGTCGGCGGGCAGCGCCGTACGGTCCCACAGGCGGGGCGGCAGCGGCTGCACGACGGCGATCTGGGAGGTCTCGGCCCACCGGTACAGCAGCCGCTGGGCGGCGCCGGACTGCCACAGCGGGCCCACGCAGTCGCTGATGACGAGGGTGAGCCGGCGGCCGGAGAAGTCGCGGAGCCGGCCGGCGGGGCGCAGCCGGGTCTGGTGCGGGTCGGGCCCGGTGCCCGCCATCACCGAGCCGTCCGGGCCCTGGTGCAGATAGTGCACCTGGACGTCGCGGAAGGCGCCGAGCCGTTCGCACGCCTGGCGGAGACGTTCCAGGGTCGGCTGCCAGACGGACGCGGTCGGGGAGGCGTCCATCAGGAGCTGGATCTCGGCCTCGCGGCGCGCGGCCGGGCGGCGTACGGGGCGCAACAGGCCGTCGGCGGCGCTGCGTTCGGCGGTCTCCTCCTCGTCCAGATCCGTACCGAGGACCGGGGGGACGGGCGGCTGGTAGCCGCGCAGGGGGCGCAGCGAGCGTTGCAGGCCGAGCAGTCCGGACAGGGCCCCGGTGGCGGGGGCCCGTATCGGGAAGGAGCGGGTGGGGACGGCCTCGGCGCCGGAGGGGGCGTACAGCGACAGGGGCGCGGTCTGTTCGGGGCCGGGGGGCGGGGGCTCGGGCGGGGGCGCCTGCTCGTCGGTGGGCGGGCCGACGGCGGTGTCGGAGGCGGTGGCCCCGGCGGTGGGCGGGCCGTCATGGCCGGGACGGTCCGGTGTCCGGGCCCTGGGGGTCGTCAGCCGGGCCAGCCACAGGGCGTCGGCCAGCGCTTCGGCCGACATGTCGCGGCCCGCCGCGCGCAGCCGGGCGACCAGCTCCGTCAGCCCGTCGGCCGCGCCGGAGGTCCCGGCCGACGGCTCGGTGACCGGCCCCGCGGACGGGTCGGCGGACGGGTCGGCGGACGGGTCGGGCGCCCCGCCCGGGGGCGGGCGGGGCGTGGCACCGGGGGGCGGGCCGGGGGCGGTCACACCATCACCTCGGACGGTCGAGCGGGCGGAGCAGCATCTCGGCGAGCCGGTTGCGGGTGACCTGTTCGGCGTCGGCCGCCCGCTGGGTCACGTACAGCGCGTTCAGCAGCTGGTCGGTGGCGACGACCTCGCCGGGCTCGCGCTGGAGGAACCGCTCGATCAGCTCGGCGCCCTCCTCCAGGGCCTCCTCCCCCAGATGCGCGGCCACCATCGCGGCGAGCTGTTTCTCGCCCGGCGGTTTCAGGTCGAGCTGGATGCAGCGGCGCAACAGGGCGGCGGGGAAGTCCCGTTCGCCGTTGGAGGTGAGGATGATGAACGGGAACGCGGTGCACCGCACCCGGCCGCCGGTGACGGTCGCCGGTGTCCCGTCGTCGGTCAGGACGTCGGTGGCGGGTTCGCGCTCGACCCGCCGCTCCAGTTCCCGGATGGTGAACTCGCCCTCCTCCAGGACGTTCAGGAGGTCGTTCGGCAGGTCGATGTCGCTCTTGTCGAACTCGTCGATGAGCAGCACCCGGGGCAGCCCGTCGGGCGAGGGCAGCAGCGCCGTACCGAGCGGGCCGAGCCTGATGTACGAGCCGATGGGCGGCTGGCGCACGGTGTCCCCGGAGACGGCCCGGTCGAGCTGGACGTCCTGGAGCCGTCCGATGGCGTCGTAGTGGTAGAGGCCGTCCTGGAGGGTGGTGCGGCTGACGACGGGCCAGCGCAGGACGCGGCCGAGGCGCAGTTCGTGGGCGACGGCGTGGGCGAGGGTCGATTTTCCGGTGCCGGGGTTGCCGGTGACGAGCAGCGGACGGCGCAGTTGCAGCGCGGCGTTGACGGCCTCGACCTCTTCGGGGCGCGGGTGGAACGACTCCACGAGGCGGCGTTTGACGCCCAGCCGGCGCGCGTTGTCGACCTCCTCGGTGTCCGCCTCCCGCGGCGTACCGTGCGTACGGTGGCCCGTGTCCGTGCCGCTCGCGCCGTCCGTACCCGCCGTGCGGCCGGTGTCCCGCGCGGTGAACTCCCGCCAGGGGGGCGGATCGGGTAAGTGCCGCGCACCGTCGTGCGGCAGTCCCGCTCCCCGGTAGATGCGCCAGTCGCTCACTGTTGGCTCCTCGTCGGTGTCGGCCCGGAGTGTGCCCGGCGTCGTGGACCTCCGTACCCAGCCTGGTCGTCCGTATCCGGCCCGCGGCAGGTCGTCGGTCGGGAGTGTGCGGCTGTCATGACCGAGGTGCGCGCAGGGGTTCGTCGGGCAGCGCCGGCCGGTGTGGCGGATCGTAGATGAGGACGAGGTGCCGTGCCCAGGCGGTCTCCCGGTCGCCCTGATCGGGGTCGGCGCCACGGTTGCGGAGCACCCGTACGCGCTCCCGCAGGGCGTCCCCGGTGGGTACGTCGTGGACGAGGCGCGCGGCCTCGCGGTAGAACTCGGCGCAGTCGTCGTGCCCGTCCTCGCCGGTGCGGCGGAACAGGACGGCGACATGCCCGGCGTGGAAGGCGCGGGTGAGGACGCGGGAGCCGCGCCCGGTGGCCGTACTGGCGCAGTACACCGGCAGGGTGGCGCCCGTGACGCCCGCCGTGCTCACCGACAGCCGGGCGTACGCCGCCTCCTCTCCCTCGGGCGCGGCGGCCGAGTGACCGGCGTCCGGGACGTCGAGGCACAGCGGCACGGCCACCAGCGGCCCCCGGTCGGTGGCCCGCCTGCCCCGGTTCCACTCCGGGGTCACGCCGTCGCGGCGGCGCAGCTGGTCGCGCAGCGCGACGACCCGGCGCCGTCCGATCGGGAGCGTGTGCACGCTGGGCGGGTCGTCGGCGCGCGGCAGCCGGGAGCGCCATTCGTCGACGGGCTCGTCGAACAGGGCGCGGGGCAGCAGGAAGTCGACGGCCGCGACGTACTGCCCGGCGTCGGCGCGGGCCAGCGCCTCGCTCAGCCCCTGGCGTACGGCGGCCTCCAGGCCGGAGCGGGGGACGCCCTCCTCGTCGTACCGGACGGTGGTGGTGCCGCCGTCGGAGTCGAGCAGCTGGACGCGCCAGGGGTGGGTGCCGTACACCTCGGGCTCGATGACGACGAGCACGTCGTCGTGGACCGGGCCGCCCGCCCGGTCGGGGCCGGGGTTCGGCGCGGGGTGCCGCTCGGCGTACCGCTCGTCCTTCGGTTCGGGGTCGCCGGCGAGGAGCGCCAGGCTCTCCTCGCGGATCACCTCGGTCTCCAGGGCGTTGGCGGCCTTCTCGACCCAGTCGCGGAGCCGCCCGGCGCCGGGGGTGTCGCGGGACGCCCGCAGCGTGGCGTACACCATCGCCGCGTACAGCACGACGGCTTCCTGTTCGAGGTCCCGGCCCGCCAGTCCGGCCTCCGTGCCCTCGCGCGGGTCGTAGAGCAGCCCGGAGCCCTCGCGCCAGGTGCGCGGGTCGTTGGACTCCATACGCTGCGGGCTGCGCAGCAGCCGGCGGCTCGCGCCGTTGACCAGGTGCAGCACCTGGCCGGGGCCGGACGGTGGTTCGACGTCGGCGAAGAGCCCGTACAGCTGTGTACGTGACTGGGAGGTGAAGCTGTGCGGCTGGCCGTACGCGGCGGCGAGCCGGGTGTGCAGCCGGGGCCAGCAGTCGCCGGAGCCCTCGAAGCGGCGCAGATGGTGCCGGTCGTGGGCGGCGAGGACCTCGGTCCAGAGGGAGTCGGCGCCCTGGTCGCCGAGGGTGCGCAGGGCGGTGACGGACTCGGCGCGGCCGATGGTGGCGTC
Above is a window of Streptomyces sp. NBC_01498 DNA encoding:
- the fxsT gene encoding FxSxx-COOH system tetratricopeptide repeat protein; the encoded protein is MVAQRHLTGDGGPDQESQHFVVVFPGHHRPWATWIARRLEAHGHRVTTHRWDPDREQALEDALGDLLLARGRVLLVLSDWFFKLGPRRDGEWNDVLRGFVADHADRFAAVNLTNRSLAPATAVLQPVDLWGIGEQEAERRLLTQLSLEPAAPRPDMTPSPSRYPSDAPAVWGEVPRRNLRFTGRDDLLNRVQEALTEVQPGAAVCALVGMAGIGKTQLAAEYAHRFSADYDVVWWVNSDQRGIQRDRFGELAPALGLRSGSEPGERIRAVRDALRRGAPHGRWLVIFDGWEEVEEAAAMLPRGGTGHVLITSRNHGWRAVGDLVEVPVFQRAESTGYLMRRAPHITAGEADEVAAEFQDLPLQLTHAAALLGESRMPAPEYLDKVHSGEINPLDEAAELGDYPSSSLTSWSMLFNRVRESEPRALELLKLCACFAPGRIPIGLVRGAAPEDLPEELRWIADDTPDWPRALDTLANLSVITRDSRSLSVSTARDTGSRQESVHMHRVVHGIVSRLTAGDDREAHREVVRRVLAVSDPVEYSDTRQWPRYAEILPQLEVSGALESTRPRTVQLVLNCLRYCYASGEYTVGRDLARRVRDRWVGLFAPDSPQMLELTAQTTVILRASGRFHEAYDRDSVALDLLLAQPEPDPIRLMNANRGLSSDLRFLGRYPESHRLQRDVVEVCRELLGEDEWNTLQAQHNLGVSLRLLGQYEKAYETDLDTLRRRETVLRARHVGTLHSINACARDLRLLGRYHDALARQEMAVRTQIQVLGEHHPQTLWAQHNLVMCKRRAGAKGEDLGPMMADLLLHHERSYGKGHHNNLMLVTDYGNYLRVHGDLGLARELLTEAEDTYRALVGQAHPVTTGMQSNIGLLMQAEGDRDGALVLFEQALTGLRTLLGDDHPWTLCCALNATGGRNLTGRLEEAAELSRDTLRRSRAALGDDHPMTLSSQTALAADLRALRQHEEADKVEEDALQKLTRTMGAQHQHTLSARQRVRPYWDFEPYLG
- a CDS encoding aKG-HExxH-type peptide beta-hydroxylase — protein: MAPVPGAFAVPPGALVRLAATRQRTSDLDLLHAALHSRRLVLLKALLARVGHGGLPSEAAAAFDRDWRLLARAEAPAPAAARRQLDYPAVGGWIVAALNTDGPDALATALRPLGGIAVGTALRTGARLDTVLPTADGHLTLPGIGVHATRTRHVRVRSGPRGVLLTPQGRRTRSVLLGPGGRGTGAGWTSLAVLPGSAARLDDLGTGPAPGPGTDRAAWLTRWRAAVALLEAADPWRAGEVTGLVRSVVPMTPAAEGASSGTLRAAPWAVHSALPGTARRFAEVLVHELAHSKLAVLADLLPLHDADASAVHRVAWREDLRPLGGVLQGTYAHLALADLWSRVATRPGASPDARRAARARRAEYGEQVADALPVLLNSHQLTHHGTRFTVSMKQHLHTLGQGRNTPHERSDSLSGDGDVR
- a CDS encoding SAV_2336 N-terminal domain-related protein; amino-acid sequence: MTAPGPPPGATPRPPPGGAPDPSADPSADPSAGPVTEPSAGTSGAADGLTELVARLRAAGRDMSAEALADALWLARLTTPRARTPDRPGHDGPPTAGATASDTAVGPPTDEQAPPPEPPPPGPEQTAPLSLYAPSGAEAVPTRSFPIRAPATGALSGLLGLQRSLRPLRGYQPPVPPVLGTDLDEEETAERSAADGLLRPVRRPAARREAEIQLLMDASPTASVWQPTLERLRQACERLGAFRDVQVHYLHQGPDGSVMAGTGPDPHQTRLRPAGRLRDFSGRRLTLVISDCVGPLWQSGAAQRLLYRWAETSQIAVVQPLPPRLWDRTALPADPGTLVHEPGVGRGTRFLPDETHGRETPPAGALPVPVLLPTDRVLGHWAQLLGGTGTRTMRGAAGWVLPRHPARHAAGPYSGARTPQARLRDFRSGASPGALELAVHLAAVPLYLPVMQLVQEALLPDTGPMQLAEVLLGGLLERLPDIADMRGPRYDFAPGVRELLLEMLDRGAAELVLKYLSEYVTRRFGKGMRNFPALAVARLQGLDTGHPVVPEDPDGGPQADEELFAQVPARVVRWYQPVRPVPGRLDEAERLLGLWRDRRDRQMLFDAQALAEAALAAEGGGRSRHLLGRVLFARANTAEARRDPAEARRLLVRAEGLFTGREPATAVARADVRHELWRQDGDVQWLHAAVAGLVEMAEGGDLATETARRLRMGRVLLDLARTGPEREEPAGAAARELRSALPLLAELEAPPPRRAGALLDLVAALRLTGERDTAELLSLTDAAESAAGDSARLLLRARHERAWIHREAGDTEAADTAYRQAERGEPRDSRARCELLAEWGEMLLTVTGRPDRAEGILREALTNVSSRAPLRWRLHLLLGTALLGRYRGTGAGAGFLPDVYEGCHLLELSARRADDPVTRARAWLALAGARLELPDADTHFASVETAYGRALSEAPAPSVIAARALHGRGALYERMTRPFAALADYRAADRHWRRLTDHGTPVPEAEVRATRERIERLSR
- a CDS encoding AAA family ATPase, producing the protein MSDWRIYRGAGLPHDGARHLPDPPPWREFTARDTGRTAGTDGASGTDTGHRTHGTPREADTEEVDNARRLGVKRRLVESFHPRPEEVEAVNAALQLRRPLLVTGNPGTGKSTLAHAVAHELRLGRVLRWPVVSRTTLQDGLYHYDAIGRLQDVQLDRAVSGDTVRQPPIGSYIRLGPLGTALLPSPDGLPRVLLIDEFDKSDIDLPNDLLNVLEEGEFTIRELERRVEREPATDVLTDDGTPATVTGGRVRCTAFPFIILTSNGERDFPAALLRRCIQLDLKPPGEKQLAAMVAAHLGEEALEEGAELIERFLQREPGEVVATDQLLNALYVTQRAADAEQVTRNRLAEMLLRPLDRPR
- a CDS encoding VMAP-C domain-containing protein; translated protein: MSSLEDPVSRGVVRIGPGGSGYDRGSAGFWGSGFFVAPEWVVTCAHVVDKRVGAMEREPGGPVTVTTYDDDRLEGEIARVLTGHDLALVRVPGAGFADCLWLSDRSAATPAEVELYGWAQTSGAYGGEEFLSTTAMATGGRRRNPMWLQNGLVLHGCSGGPVIDARHGSVIGVIKGKGQGDATIGRAESVTALRTLGDQGADSLWTEVLAAHDRHHLRRFEGSGDCWPRLHTRLAAAYGQPHSFTSQSRTQLYGLFADVEPPSGPGQVLHLVNGASRRLLRSPQRMESNDPRTWREGSGLLYDPREGTEAGLAGRDLEQEAVVLYAAMVYATLRASRDTPGAGRLRDWVEKAANALETEVIREESLALLAGDPEPKDERYAERHPAPNPGPDRAGGPVHDDVLVVIEPEVYGTHPWRVQLLDSDGGTTTVRYDEEGVPRSGLEAAVRQGLSEALARADAGQYVAAVDFLLPRALFDEPVDEWRSRLPRADDPPSVHTLPIGRRRVVALRDQLRRRDGVTPEWNRGRRATDRGPLVAVPLCLDVPDAGHSAAAPEGEEAAYARLSVSTAGVTGATLPVYCASTATGRGSRVLTRAFHAGHVAVLFRRTGEDGHDDCAEFYREAARLVHDVPTGDALRERVRVLRNRGADPDQGDRETAWARHLVLIYDPPHRPALPDEPLRAPRS